In a single window of the Amycolatopsis sp. cg5 genome:
- a CDS encoding IS256 family transposase, with protein sequence MAETFSPETIDALLKDAKAAGTPIDGVNGLLNQMTKAVLERALQAEMTDHLGYDAGDPSGRGSGNSRNGKSTKTVSTMNGPVDIEVPRDRNGSFEPAIVPKRSRRIGNIDDMILSLYSRGMTTRDIEAHLLEVYGVNASRELISNVTDVVVDEIKAWQSRPLDEVYPILYVDGIRIRVKDNGVVTTKVAYLAIGVDVDGRKHALGCWIQDTEAAKFWQKVVTDLRNRGVKDILIACCDGLTGLPDAIKVIFPDTVVQTCVVHVIRNASKFVSYNDRKKIATSMREIYCAPTVEGAELALAEFDKKWGQQYPGAIDVWHNAWNDLIPFLDYPPELRKIVYTTNAIESINFQLRKITKNRGHFPDKDAAMKLLYLGLRNISSQRGGTSGTGTHGWKVALNTLARLFPGRLPF encoded by the coding sequence CTGGCGGAGACGTTCTCGCCGGAGACGATCGACGCGCTGCTGAAGGACGCCAAAGCGGCCGGAACGCCGATCGACGGCGTCAACGGCTTGCTGAATCAAATGACCAAAGCGGTCCTCGAGCGGGCGCTGCAGGCCGAGATGACCGACCATTTAGGCTATGACGCCGGCGACCCCTCCGGTCGCGGTTCCGGCAATTCCCGAAATGGGAAGTCGACCAAGACGGTGTCGACGATGAACGGTCCGGTCGATATCGAGGTTCCGCGTGACCGGAACGGGTCTTTTGAACCCGCGATCGTGCCGAAGCGATCTCGTCGGATCGGCAACATCGACGACATGATCCTGTCACTGTACTCCCGGGGCATGACCACCCGCGACATCGAAGCGCATTTGCTGGAAGTTTATGGCGTGAATGCCTCCCGGGAATTGATATCGAACGTGACCGATGTCGTGGTCGACGAGATCAAAGCGTGGCAATCACGTCCGCTCGACGAGGTGTATCCGATCCTGTATGTGGATGGAATCCGGATCCGCGTCAAAGACAACGGCGTGGTGACCACCAAAGTCGCCTACCTGGCCATCGGTGTCGACGTGGACGGCCGCAAGCACGCTCTCGGCTGCTGGATCCAGGACACCGAGGCCGCGAAGTTCTGGCAGAAGGTCGTCACCGACCTGCGCAACCGTGGCGTCAAAGACATCCTCATCGCCTGCTGCGACGGCCTGACCGGTCTTCCCGACGCGATCAAAGTGATCTTTCCTGACACGGTCGTGCAGACCTGCGTGGTCCACGTCATCCGCAACGCCTCGAAATTCGTGTCCTACAACGACCGCAAAAAGATCGCCACATCGATGCGCGAGATCTACTGCGCCCCCACCGTCGAAGGCGCCGAACTCGCCCTGGCCGAATTCGACAAGAAATGGGGGCAACAATATCCAGGAGCCATCGACGTGTGGCATAACGCCTGGAATGACCTCATCCCGTTCCTTGACTACCCGCCGGAACTCCGCAAAATCGTCTACACCACCAATGCTATCGAATCCATCAACTTCCAACTCCGCAAAATCACCAAGAACCGCGGACACTTCCCCGACAAAGACGCAGCCATGAAACTTCTCTACCTCGGACTCCGCAACATCTCCAGTCAACGCGGCGGAACATCCGGAACGGGAACACACGGCTGGAAAGTCGCACTCAACACCCTAGCCCGCCTCTTCCCAGGAAGGCTCCCTTTCTGA
- the greA gene encoding transcription elongation factor GreA produces MVTVSDTKVTWLTQDAYNRLKHELDELIEQRPVIAAKINDSREEGDLKENGGYHAAREEQGQHEARIRHLQELLRAAKVGEAPANDGIAEPGKILTVRYEGDDEDEQFLLATREEGAQGELDVYSPESPLGKALHGAKEGETREYALPNGSLQKVTLVKAVPYTGN; encoded by the coding sequence ATGGTGACCGTGAGCGACACCAAGGTGACCTGGCTGACTCAGGATGCCTACAACAGGCTCAAGCACGAGCTCGACGAGCTCATCGAGCAACGTCCGGTCATCGCAGCGAAGATCAACGACAGCCGGGAAGAGGGCGACCTCAAGGAGAACGGTGGCTACCACGCCGCCCGTGAGGAGCAGGGCCAGCACGAGGCCCGGATCCGCCACCTCCAGGAACTCCTGCGCGCGGCCAAGGTGGGCGAAGCGCCCGCCAACGACGGCATCGCCGAGCCCGGCAAGATCCTGACCGTCCGCTACGAAGGTGACGACGAAGACGAGCAGTTCCTGCTCGCCACCCGCGAAGAGGGAGCTCAGGGCGAGCTGGACGTCTACTCGCCCGAGTCGCCGCTCGGCAAGGCGCTGCACGGCGCCAAGGAGGGTGAGACCCGCGAGTACGCACTGCCCAACGGGAGCCTGCAGAAGGTGACGCTGGTCAAGGCGGTGCCCTACACCGGCAACTGA
- a CDS encoding glycoside hydrolase family 2 TIM barrel-domain containing protein yields MRRRWSLPVLSAILIAAVPVLPPVAAAGPPGDVHSYLENPQMVGEGQEPHHAGLRQYDDTRQALAADNDVSAGRWTRSLDGAWRIHMSDRPEQVPAGFFAEGYDTSGWRTVSVPHTWQTDGLDHPIFRNIPTEMWPDKPPAVPHDVNPTGAYVRGFDLPADWQGRREFLRFEGVTSGYFVWVNGKYAGYDQGGYSPAEFEITDKLHPGRNTIAVQVHRWSSGAHLEDYDQWRFAGIFRSVNVYSTPRTFVQDIGVRADLDAAYRDGTLGVDVELRRADAGAYRVRATLHDAAGRPVVSTTADVAGETAKLSAPVPHPAKRSDETPNLYTVVVELLDPNGQVSQVTSQPAGFRKIEIRDKQMLVNGKRILVKGVNRAETSARGGRHVTREETWQDVKLMKQLNVNAIRTSHYPSDPSLYDMADRHGMWIDDEVDIETHHHESCPDDCLAERPEWQAAFMDRYIAMVERDKNHPSVFLWDTGNEAGLGKAHFAMADWTRKNEPSRPLYHQSNWPDGDAPFADIAGPRYSTPFKSGDGRPGLEEAVKTTTKPIIMGEYEHAQGNSLGGFREFWDVIRRNPSAQGGFIWDWAEQNIRLPLRTTPDSSPSGILAWLTGMPSSVDGHRGKALSLSGLDDFVEVYRDRRLDEVSTALTADAWVKPAAWTGDFTVLAKGNQYSLRMADAKTLEFSVAGHAARAAVPADWYDNWHRVSGTFDGKTVRLLLDGAVVASADWAGTIGREHFPVNIGRNADSMQEWSTTRMAHGVLDDVRVYHRALTPAELAADPKSNALLALDFDRVDDRGTYLSYGSGMGGVDGVVGPERSLQPETAQLAWVHAPIRFAETPDGVKVTNERAFAGSDDLRFRWKAEEAGRVIASGELPLRLAAGETAVVRHPALPPNPNDIERTVTFQAVQKSATAWASAGSVVAFGQFVNGKQIAGVASPEPGGALDVKQTGDTAVVSGKDFQYRFEKGTLTSMRVRGTELLKGGPALDVWRAPVANEMYSEDASWRKTGLDRLVTSVSDVKIEPGRDEVSVTVRSSASAVPGASLAQTMTYRVSGNGEVRLQHRVDPQGDVRGVPYLPRVGFSLRTPAEFQRFSYYGRGPAENYNDRAEGSPIGVYSSTVDGQYVDYYRPQDYGNHGDVRWATLTDGRTGGLMVSGDLQVAVSPYDDLERAAYPFALQRNPGWNTLHVSNEVSGVSETFHPPLPEYRTRPDGEYAYSVTLRPLSRAEIRDGKPSGPFVCVPDARLSAPSDTIEAGGTATATLTVTNSCQAPLDNPVARTQAPQGWTATVTGTLGRIAPGASASVPVTVTRSPDSPGGSRPVTAEVSSGKVTATASLQFTGMPPAPRGDVAVSKLEFVTAQNGWGPVERDQSNGESSGGDGAPMRIAGITYPTGVGAHAESTVDVYLGGRCTSFTASVGIDDETNGQGLVTFEVHGDGRRRFASAPIAGGTKATEVAVDVTGVRTLSLRVTDGGNGNAWDHADWAAAQLRCSP; encoded by the coding sequence ATGCGCCGCCGATGGTCCCTGCCCGTACTTTCCGCGATCCTGATCGCCGCCGTCCCCGTGCTCCCGCCGGTCGCCGCCGCCGGCCCGCCGGGCGACGTCCACAGCTACCTCGAAAACCCGCAGATGGTGGGCGAGGGTCAAGAGCCTCATCACGCGGGACTTCGTCAGTACGACGACACCCGTCAAGCGCTGGCCGCCGACAACGATGTCAGCGCGGGGCGCTGGACCCGGTCGCTGGACGGCGCGTGGCGCATCCACATGTCCGACCGGCCGGAGCAGGTGCCCGCGGGATTCTTCGCCGAGGGCTACGACACGTCCGGGTGGCGCACGGTCTCGGTGCCGCACACCTGGCAGACCGACGGCCTCGATCACCCGATCTTCCGCAACATCCCCACCGAGATGTGGCCGGACAAGCCGCCGGCCGTGCCGCACGACGTGAACCCGACCGGCGCCTACGTGCGCGGCTTCGACCTGCCCGCCGACTGGCAAGGCCGTCGCGAATTCCTCCGATTCGAGGGGGTGACCAGCGGCTACTTCGTGTGGGTCAACGGCAAGTACGCGGGCTACGACCAGGGCGGCTATTCGCCTGCCGAGTTCGAGATCACCGACAAGCTGCACCCGGGGCGCAACACGATCGCCGTGCAGGTGCACCGCTGGTCCTCCGGCGCGCACCTGGAGGACTACGACCAGTGGCGGTTCGCGGGCATCTTCCGCTCGGTGAACGTCTACTCGACGCCGCGCACCTTCGTGCAGGACATCGGCGTCCGCGCCGACCTGGACGCGGCGTACCGCGACGGCACGCTCGGCGTCGACGTCGAGCTGCGTCGCGCGGACGCAGGTGCTTACCGCGTGCGAGCGACGTTGCACGACGCCGCGGGCAGGCCCGTGGTGAGCACGACCGCGGACGTGGCCGGCGAGACCGCGAAGCTGAGCGCGCCCGTGCCTCATCCGGCCAAAAGGTCCGACGAAACGCCCAACCTCTACACCGTGGTCGTCGAACTGCTCGATCCGAACGGCCAGGTCAGCCAGGTGACCAGTCAGCCCGCCGGGTTCCGCAAGATCGAGATCCGTGACAAGCAGATGCTGGTCAACGGCAAGCGAATCCTTGTCAAAGGTGTCAACCGCGCCGAAACGAGCGCGCGCGGTGGCAGGCATGTGACGCGCGAAGAGACTTGGCAAGACGTCAAGCTGATGAAGCAGCTCAACGTCAACGCCATCCGCACCTCGCACTATCCGAGCGACCCGTCGCTGTACGACATGGCCGACCGGCACGGGATGTGGATCGACGACGAGGTCGACATCGAGACGCATCACCATGAGAGCTGTCCCGACGACTGTCTCGCCGAGCGCCCGGAGTGGCAGGCCGCGTTCATGGACCGCTACATCGCGATGGTCGAGCGCGACAAGAACCACCCGAGCGTTTTCCTGTGGGACACCGGAAACGAGGCCGGACTCGGCAAGGCGCACTTCGCGATGGCCGACTGGACGCGCAAGAACGAGCCGAGCCGCCCGCTGTATCACCAGTCGAACTGGCCGGACGGTGACGCGCCGTTCGCCGACATCGCGGGCCCCCGCTACTCGACGCCGTTCAAGTCCGGCGACGGCCGTCCTGGGCTCGAAGAAGCGGTGAAGACGACCACGAAGCCGATCATCATGGGCGAGTACGAGCACGCGCAGGGCAACAGCCTCGGCGGGTTCCGCGAGTTCTGGGACGTCATCCGGCGCAACCCCTCCGCGCAGGGCGGGTTCATCTGGGACTGGGCGGAGCAGAACATCCGCCTCCCGCTGCGCACCACGCCGGACTCGTCACCGAGCGGAATTCTCGCCTGGCTGACCGGTATGCCGTCCTCAGTGGACGGTCATCGTGGCAAGGCGCTGTCGCTGTCCGGTCTCGACGACTTCGTGGAGGTCTACCGCGACCGGCGGCTGGACGAGGTGTCGACCGCGCTGACCGCCGACGCCTGGGTGAAGCCTGCCGCCTGGACCGGCGATTTCACGGTGCTGGCCAAGGGAAATCAGTACTCGCTGCGCATGGCTGACGCGAAGACGCTGGAGTTTTCTGTAGCTGGGCACGCCGCGCGTGCGGCCGTGCCCGCCGACTGGTACGACAACTGGCATCGCGTCTCGGGCACCTTCGACGGCAAGACCGTGCGGCTGCTGCTCGACGGCGCCGTCGTCGCGTCGGCCGACTGGGCGGGCACGATCGGCCGCGAACACTTCCCGGTCAACATCGGCCGCAACGCCGACTCGATGCAGGAATGGTCGACCACGCGCATGGCACACGGCGTGCTCGACGACGTCCGCGTGTATCACCGGGCGTTGACTCCGGCCGAACTCGCCGCCGACCCGAAGTCGAACGCGCTGCTGGCCTTGGATTTCGATCGCGTCGACGACCGTGGCACGTATCTGTCCTATGGTTCCGGGATGGGCGGTGTCGACGGCGTCGTCGGCCCGGAACGGTCACTGCAGCCCGAAACCGCGCAGCTGGCCTGGGTGCACGCGCCGATCCGGTTCGCCGAAACCCCCGACGGCGTCAAGGTGACCAACGAGCGCGCGTTCGCGGGCAGCGACGATCTGCGGTTCCGCTGGAAGGCGGAGGAAGCAGGACGCGTGATCGCGAGCGGAGAGCTGCCGCTGCGTCTCGCGGCGGGGGAAACCGCCGTCGTGCGCCACCCCGCGCTCCCGCCGAACCCGAACGACATCGAACGCACGGTGACTTTCCAGGCGGTCCAGAAGTCCGCCACCGCTTGGGCTTCCGCCGGTTCCGTTGTCGCGTTTGGACAGTTCGTCAACGGGAAGCAGATCGCGGGCGTCGCGTCCCCGGAACCGGGCGGCGCGTTGGACGTCAAGCAGACCGGCGACACGGCGGTGGTGTCCGGAAAGGACTTCCAGTACCGCTTCGAGAAGGGCACGCTGACGTCGATGCGCGTCCGTGGCACGGAACTGCTCAAGGGCGGCCCCGCATTGGACGTGTGGCGCGCGCCGGTCGCGAACGAGATGTATTCGGAAGACGCGTCGTGGCGCAAGACAGGTCTCGATCGGCTGGTCACCAGCGTCTCGGACGTCAAGATCGAGCCGGGCCGCGACGAGGTCTCGGTGACGGTGAGGTCATCCGCGTCCGCGGTGCCCGGCGCTTCGCTGGCGCAGACGATGACGTATCGCGTGTCCGGCAACGGCGAGGTGCGTCTCCAGCATCGCGTCGACCCGCAGGGCGACGTGCGCGGCGTGCCGTACCTGCCACGAGTTGGCTTCTCATTGCGGACACCGGCGGAGTTCCAGCGCTTCAGCTACTACGGCCGCGGCCCGGCCGAGAACTACAACGACCGCGCCGAAGGCAGCCCGATCGGCGTTTATTCGTCCACAGTGGACGGACAGTACGTCGATTACTATCGCCCGCAGGACTACGGCAACCACGGCGACGTCCGCTGGGCCACCCTCACCGACGGCCGCACCGGCGGCCTGATGGTCTCGGGTGACCTGCAAGTGGCGGTCAGTCCGTACGACGACCTCGAACGCGCCGCGTACCCGTTCGCGTTGCAACGTAATCCCGGCTGGAACACGCTCCACGTGAGCAACGAGGTCAGCGGCGTCAGCGAAACATTTCACCCGCCACTGCCCGAGTACCGCACCCGCCCCGACGGCGAGTACGCCTATTCGGTCACGCTGCGGCCGCTCTCGCGCGCCGAGATCCGCGACGGCAAACCGTCCGGCCCGTTCGTGTGCGTCCCCGACGCCCGCCTGTCGGCCCCGTCCGACACGATCGAAGCGGGCGGCACGGCGACGGCCACGTTGACGGTCACCAACTCCTGCCAGGCCCCGCTCGACAACCCGGTCGCGCGGACCCAGGCACCGCAAGGCTGGACCGCGACAGTCACGGGCACACTCGGCCGCATCGCGCCGGGCGCTTCGGCCTCGGTGCCCGTCACCGTCACCCGAAGCCCCGACTCACCCGGCGGCAGCCGCCCGGTCACCGCCGAGGTCTCCAGCGGAAAGGTGACGGCCACCGCGAGTCTCCAGTTCACCGGCATGCCCCCGGCGCCGCGCGGTGACGTCGCGGTGTCGAAACTGGAGTTCGTGACGGCCCAGAACGGCTGGGGCCCGGTCGAACGCGACCAGAGCAACGGCGAGAGCTCCGGCGGCGACGGCGCCCCGATGCGCATCGCGGGCATCACCTACCCGACCGGCGTCGGCGCCCACGCGGAGTCCACTGTGGACGTCTACCTGGGCGGCCGCTGCACCTCGTTCACCGCGTCGGTCGGCATCGACGACGAGACGAATGGCCAAGGCCTCGTCACCTTCGAGGTCCACGGCGACGGCCGGCGCCGCTTCGCCTCGGCCCCGATCGCGGGCGGCACGAAGGCGACCGAAGTCGCCGTCGACGTCACCGGCGTCCGCACCTTGAGCTTGCGGGTGACCGACGGCGGCAACGGAAACGCCTGGGACCACGCGGACTGGGCCGCCGCTCAGCTCCGCTGCTCGCCCTAG
- a CDS encoding DUF4307 domain-containing protein: protein MGAETAVPARPEGRYGPTPGASRRPWTRWLFGIIALVVSLGAAFVAYLNFGTAPIDAQRIGFSIKPDNAIEIVMDVTRDDPGRPAVCIVRARDLSGAESGRREILISPGGGTMRLSTIIRSVGEPVTADIFGCSYDVPRYLSTS, encoded by the coding sequence TTGGGCGCCGAAACAGCCGTCCCGGCCCGGCCGGAGGGCCGCTACGGGCCCACGCCCGGCGCGAGCCGCCGCCCGTGGACGCGCTGGCTGTTCGGGATCATCGCGCTGGTGGTCAGCCTGGGCGCGGCGTTCGTCGCCTACCTGAACTTCGGCACGGCCCCGATCGACGCCCAGCGGATCGGTTTCTCGATCAAACCGGACAACGCGATCGAAATCGTCATGGATGTCACACGAGACGACCCCGGCAGGCCCGCCGTGTGCATCGTGCGCGCCCGCGACCTGAGCGGGGCGGAGAGCGGGCGGCGGGAGATCCTGATTTCACCGGGCGGCGGGACCATGCGGCTCAGTACCATCATCCGCAGTGTCGGCGAGCCCGTCACGGCGGATATTTTCGGCTGCTCATACGACGTACCACGCTACCTGTCAACCTCATAG
- a CDS encoding MBL fold metallo-hydrolase — MQYAAPRADCPICEDERQWVPGSGQQWTDLETLRAGEYRVRAEEEGEGVLGLGAEPRFAIGERALLVEAEGGNFLWDCFAYLDDDVVAKVTELGGITGIAISHPHYYTTMVEWAHTFDVPVYLHENDRQWIGRPDPKLELWSGSKLDVAPGLTLLNLGVHFAGGTVMHWDRGALFSGDIVQVIPDRSHVAFMYSYPNYIPERPEIVRRAAELLEPYEYEQIYGAWWGAVVRSDGAAIVQKSAQRYLKHVL, encoded by the coding sequence ATGCAGTACGCCGCGCCGCGGGCCGACTGCCCCATCTGCGAAGACGAACGTCAGTGGGTGCCCGGGTCCGGGCAGCAATGGACCGACCTCGAGACGCTTCGCGCCGGCGAGTACCGGGTCCGCGCCGAAGAAGAAGGCGAAGGCGTGCTCGGCCTCGGCGCCGAGCCGCGGTTCGCGATCGGCGAGCGCGCGCTGCTGGTCGAGGCCGAGGGCGGCAACTTCCTCTGGGACTGCTTCGCCTACCTCGACGACGACGTGGTCGCCAAGGTGACCGAACTCGGCGGAATCACCGGCATCGCGATCAGCCACCCGCACTACTACACGACCATGGTCGAGTGGGCGCACACCTTCGACGTGCCCGTCTACCTGCACGAGAACGACCGCCAGTGGATCGGCAGGCCCGACCCGAAGCTCGAGCTGTGGAGCGGGAGCAAGCTCGACGTCGCGCCGGGGCTGACGCTGCTCAACCTCGGCGTGCACTTCGCGGGCGGGACGGTCATGCACTGGGACCGTGGCGCGCTGTTCAGCGGCGACATCGTGCAGGTCATCCCCGACCGCTCGCACGTCGCGTTCATGTACAGCTACCCGAACTACATCCCGGAACGCCCGGAGATCGTCCGGCGTGCCGCCGAGCTGCTGGAACCGTACGAGTACGAGCAGATCTACGGCGCCTGGTGGGGCGCGGTCGTGCGCTCGGACGGCGCCGCGATCGTGCAGAAGTCGGCGCAGCGCTACCTCAAGCACGTCCTCTGA
- the mca gene encoding mycothiol conjugate amidase Mca: MAVHAHPDDESSKGAATMAKYAAEGHEVLVVTCTGGEAGSVLNPAMDRPEVLANMTEIRREEMARAAKILGVQHKWLGFVDSGLPEGDPLPPVPEGSFAVVPLEESTEALVRAIREFRPHVILTYDENGGYPHPDHIRTHEISMAAFDAAAEPDRFPGAGDPWQALKLYYIHGFSRARMVAFHEALTAAGIESPYAEWLEKWDPDKADVMERVTTRVECADFFEARDEALKAHATQIDPESRWFAVPRDIQRATWPTEEYELVRSLVDSTLPEDDLFAGIREKVGT; encoded by the coding sequence ATGGCCGTGCACGCACACCCGGACGACGAGTCGAGCAAGGGCGCCGCCACCATGGCGAAGTACGCCGCCGAGGGCCACGAGGTGCTGGTCGTCACCTGCACCGGTGGCGAGGCCGGCAGCGTGCTGAACCCGGCGATGGACCGCCCGGAAGTGCTCGCCAACATGACCGAGATCCGCCGCGAGGAGATGGCGCGCGCCGCCAAGATCCTCGGCGTGCAGCACAAGTGGCTCGGGTTCGTCGACTCCGGCCTGCCCGAGGGCGACCCGCTGCCCCCGGTCCCGGAAGGCTCGTTCGCGGTCGTGCCGCTCGAGGAGTCCACCGAGGCGCTGGTCCGCGCGATCCGCGAGTTCCGCCCGCACGTCATCCTCACCTATGACGAGAACGGCGGCTATCCGCACCCCGACCACATCCGCACCCACGAGATCTCGATGGCCGCGTTCGACGCCGCCGCCGAGCCGGACCGCTTCCCCGGCGCCGGCGACCCGTGGCAGGCGCTGAAGCTCTACTACATCCACGGCTTCTCGCGGGCCAGAATGGTCGCCTTCCACGAGGCGCTCACCGCGGCGGGCATCGAGTCGCCGTACGCGGAGTGGCTGGAGAAGTGGGACCCGGACAAGGCCGACGTCATGGAGCGCGTGACCACCCGCGTCGAATGCGCCGACTTCTTCGAGGCGCGTGACGAGGCGCTCAAGGCGCACGCCACGCAGATCGACCCGGAGAGCCGCTGGTTCGCCGTGCCGCGCGACATCCAGCGCGCGACCTGGCCGACCGAGGAGTACGAACTGGTCCGCTCACTGGTGGACAGCACACTGCCGGAGGATGATCTGTTCGCCGGAATCAGGGAGAAGGTGGGCACATGA